ATCGATTTCATGACCCACGGCGGAAATTGTGGGAACCACACAGCCTGCCACCGCTCTGGCCACTCCTTCGTCGTTGAAAGCCCACAGGTCTTCGATACTGCCTCCCCCTCTGCCCACAATAACCACGTCCCAGGGAAAGGCCCGTGCGTTCTCGTTAATCCATTCGATGGCTTTGACGATCTCTGCGGGGGCAACTTCACCCTGCACCTGAACCGGAAGAAGCGTGACGCTTACGCCCAGAGGCGCGCTCTTGAGGATTCTCAGGATGTCTCTTATGGCCGCACCGGTCGGCGAGGTTACGACCAGAATGTGCTTCGGACAAAGGGGAAGCGGTTTTTTTCTGGCTTCGTCGAAAAGACCCTCCTGAAACAGCTTCTTTTTTAACTCCTCGAAAGCGGCCTGAAGTGCACCGAGCCCCCTGGGCTCCATGATTTCAACTATAATCTGGTACTCGCCACGGGGCTGATAAAGGCTTATCCTGCCGAAGCAAATCACTTCCATGCCGTCCTTTGGCGAAAATCGAATTGCAGGCCGGGTACCTCTGAAGCATACGGCCCTGATCTGGGCGAACTGATCCTTAAGGGTAAAGTACATGTGACCCGACGACGGAATGCGCAGGTTGGATATTTCACCGGTAACCCAGACGAAGGGAAACTCGTTTTCGAGAACCCGGGCTATTTCACGGGTAAGCTCGCTTACCGTGAGGAGCGGTATTGTTCCGTCTTTTGTTGCCGCTTCAATAAAATCCATCATCCGACCTTCCCCCTACTGAAAAAGCCTTGGGTCCATTGCGTCCCTCAGCGCTTCACCCACGAGGTTATAAGCCGTTATTGTGATAAATATGGCCAGCCCGGGAAAGAGGGTCAACCACCAGGCGAATTCTATGTAATCCCGGCTCTGACTGAGAATATCTCCCCAGCTCGGGGTTGGGGGCGGCACGCCGAACCCCAGGAAACTCAGACTGGATTCCGTCAAAATCGCACCTGCTATGCCGAATACCACAGAAACCAGAACGGGCGCCATGGCGTTGGGAAGCATGTGCACGAAAATAATTCGGGCGTGGGAAGTGCCAAGAGCGCGGGATGCCGTGACGAAGTCGAGGTTTTTCAGCTTCAGAAACTCCGCTCTCACGAATCGGGCTATTCCCGTCCACCCCGTTACGCCGATCACGACCATAATGTTGTATATGCTCGGCGGGAGAAAGGCTATTATTGCTATTATGAGAAAGAAAGTGGGGATCGTCATCATGATTTCGATAAGCCTGTTTATCAGTTGATCGACCCAACCACCGAAGTATCCCGCCATACCGCCCAGTATAATGCCAAAAACCGCCGCAATCCCAACCGACACCATGCCGACGGAAAGAGATATGCGGGAGCCGTGAATCATCCTGCTGAGCACATCCCGGCCTCTGTCGTCCGTTCCCAGCCAGTGTTTTCCGCCGGGGGGTTGAAGGATTTCAAAGAGGTTGTGCTCGGTTGGTGAGTAGGGAACCGGGGGCCACAATATCCATCCTCTGACCGGGTTTTCCATCTTCTGAAAAGGAGAAATTCCCTTAACCCCGCGGAGTTTTTTCCAGTCCAGAAGAATTTCCCTTCTCCGGTCCTTTCCCGTCACGACGGTTTTTGCATAACCCTTGCCCTCCAGAATGGGAAAGAACAGTC
This sequence is a window from Thermodesulforhabdus norvegica. Protein-coding genes within it:
- the xseA gene encoding exodeoxyribonuclease VII large subunit: MMDFIEAATKDGTIPLLTVSELTREIARVLENEFPFVWVTGEISNLRIPSSGHMYFTLKDQFAQIRAVCFRGTRPAIRFSPKDGMEVICFGRISLYQPRGEYQIIVEIMEPRGLGALQAAFEELKKKLFQEGLFDEARKKPLPLCPKHILVVTSPTGAAIRDILRILKSAPLGVSVTLLPVQVQGEVAPAEIVKAIEWINENARAFPWDVVIVGRGGGSIEDLWAFNDEGVARAVAGCVVPTISAVGHEIDYTICDFVADCRAPTPTAAAEIIVKRQKEILEKAGRIQATLITSILHLLDRYKNRLDFNRKRLRDPQRWVDDKRLYLDDRQERIIRAVKGLIEGKQRTRELLEAKLMIAFGPQKIEEKKRRLGDLYRELNRGIANVLKDGSVRLKKAETSLRMLSPYRVLERGYAIVTRSSDGTLLKEASGVEVGEEVNVLLASGGLRCTVNERLEGVEKFDDREKTQ
- a CDS encoding ABC transporter permease, producing the protein MENPVRGWILWPPVPYSPTEHNLFEILQPPGGKHWLGTDDRGRDVLSRMIHGSRISLSVGMVSVGIAAVFGIILGGMAGYFGGWVDQLINRLIEIMMTIPTFFLIIAIIAFLPPSIYNIMVVIGVTGWTGIARFVRAEFLKLKNLDFVTASRALGTSHARIIFVHMLPNAMAPVLVSVVFGIAGAILTESSLSFLGFGVPPPTPSWGDILSQSRDYIEFAWWLTLFPGLAIFITITAYNLVGEALRDAMDPRLFQ